One window from the genome of Epinephelus moara isolate mb chromosome 5, YSFRI_EMoa_1.0, whole genome shotgun sequence encodes:
- the cpz gene encoding carboxypeptidase Z isoform X2, whose protein sequence is MHLGLLLLFLALTKSCWCAPQQTCHPGDEALGKCSNSVLEEKPTCTELNLGYCNDMEYSSTIFPNILGHKSRMEAESGAEYLLLSVIHGLLNGECSPEIRLLGCSVLASPCQNDKMIKPCRSSCDALRKDCAHAFEAIEMAWPYFLDCDRFFAGDQEGCFDPLAGMRARQELALSSLSPEEPSTIIQFTYTTNAQMYSLLKRTAAKCSHISHVYSIGRSTEGRDLLVIEFSNNPGQHELLEPEVKMVANMHGNEVLGRQLLIYLAQYLCSEYILGNHRIQTIINTTRIHLLASMNPDGYELAAAEVEDNNDPELSNQEGHLLNGWTSGRANAQNIDLNRNFPDLTSIFYRNRRSRHYRIDHIPIPDAYWFGKVAPETYAVMKWIRSLPFVQSASLHGGDLVVSYPFDFSRHPHEERMFSPTPDEQALKQLARTYADAHETMANNDTDRCGASFYRTRGIINGALWYSFAGGMSDFNYLHTNCLEITVELGCDKFPSEAELYPEWKRNKEALLSFLESVHRGIKGVVKDRDGNGIKGATISVRGIRKDVTTAEDGDYWRLLNPGTHILTATAKGYSRVSKRVYLPHSMTKAGRVDFLLEKVPIKPDIDDHLFPTVDSWDRFDPYNQFERYSEPDIGEGGIEREEKPWWWNYFSQSGITPPHWLLRSV, encoded by the exons CTACCTGCACAGAGCTGAACCTGGGCTATTGTAATGATATGGAATACTCGAG TACCATCTTCCCCAACATCCTTGGCCACAAGAGTCGCATGGAGGCAGAGTCGGGGGCAGAGTACCTCCTCCTCAGCGTCATCCATGGCCTGCTCAACGGGGAGTGCTCCCCTGAGATACGTCTCCTCGGCTGCTCTGTGCTCGCCTCGCCCTGCCAGAATGACAAGATGATCAAACCCTGCCGCAGCTCATGCGATGCACTGAGGAAGGACTGTGCCCACGCCTTTGAAGCCATCGAAATGGCCTGGCCCTACTTCCTAGACTGTGACCGCTTCTTTGCTGGCGACCAGGAGGGCTGCTTTGACCCACTGGCAGGGATGAGAG CCAGACAGGAGCTAGCATTGTCCAGCCTCTCTCCTGAAGAGCCCAGCACCATCATCCAGTTCACCTACACCACCAACGCCCAGATGTACAGCTTACTGAAGAGAACAGCGGCAAAGTGCTCTCATATCTCTCATGTCTACAGCATCGGACGCAGCACAGAGGGCAGGGATCTGCTGGTTATTGAGTTCAGCAACAACCCAGGACAGCACGAGCTAT TGGAGCCAGAGGTCAAGATGGTGGCCAACATGCATGGCAACGAGGTGCTGGGCCGCCAGCTGCTCATATACCTGGCTCAGTACCTGTGCTCAGAGTACATTCTGGGGAACCACCGAATTCAGACTATCATCAACACCACCCGCATCCATCTTCTGGCCTCCATGAATCCAGATGGCTATGAGCTGGCGGCCGCAGAGGTAGAGGATAACAATGACCCGGAGCTCAGCAACCAGGAA GGTCACTTGTTGAATGGTTGGACCAGTGGACGGGCCAACGCCCAGAATATTGACCTCAACCGCAATTTTCCGGACCTTACCTCCATTTTCTACCGGAACCGCCGCAGTAGGCACTACCGCATTGACCACATTCCTATCCCTGACGCCTACTGGTTTGGCAAG GTGGCACCAGAGACCTATGCAGTGATGAAGTGGATCAGGTCACTGCCCTTCGTTCAGTCTGCCAGCCTTCATGGAGGGGATCTGGTGGTCTCTTATCCCTTTGACTTCTCTAGACACCCGCATGAGGAGAGGATGTTCTCACCCACCCCAGATGAACAG GCTCTGAAGCAGCTGGCTCGTACCTACGCAGACGCCCATGAAACCATGGCAAACAATGACACAGACAGGTGTGGAGCCTCCTTTTACCGAACGAGGGGCATCATCAATGGCGCACTGTGGTACAGTTTTGCTGGCG GTATGTCAGACTTCAACTACCTGCATACCAATTGTCTGGAAATCACTGTGGAGCTCGGCTGTGACAAATTCCCCTCTGAGGCTGAGCTCTACCCAGAATGGAAGAGGAATAAGGAAGCTCTGCTTAGTTTTCTGGAGTCT GTCCATCGAGGGATAAAGGGAGTCGTTAAGGATCGTGATGGAAATGGCATAAAAGGTGCAACTATCTCTGTCAGGGGGATTAGGAAAGATGTCACCACAG CTGAAGATGGAGACTACTGGCGGCTGCTGAACCCTGGTACTCACATCCTGACAGCCACAGCCAAGGGTTACTCCAGGGTCAGTAAGAGGGTTTATCTGCCTCACAGTATGACCAAGGCTGGACGTGTCGACTTTCTCCTGGAGAAG GTTCCCATAAAGCCAGATATCGATGACCACCTCTTCCCCACAGTTGACTCATGGGATCGATTCGACCCCTACAACCAGTTTGAACGCTACAGCGAGCCAGACATAGGTGAGGGTGGTATAGAGCGTGAGGAGAAACCATGGTGGTGGAACTACTTCTCCCAGTCTGGCATTACACCTCCACACTGGCTCCTGCGAAGTGTCTAG
- the cpz gene encoding carboxypeptidase Z isoform X1 has protein sequence MHLGLLLLFLALTKSCWCAPQQTCHPGDEALGKCSNSVLEEKPTCTELNLGYCNDMEYSSTIFPNILGHKSRMEAESGAEYLLLSVIHGLLNGECSPEIRLLGCSVLASPCQNDKMIKPCRSSCDALRKDCAHAFEAIEMAWPYFLDCDRFFAGDQEGCFDPLAGMRARQELALSSLSPEEPSTIIQFTYTTNAQMYSLLKRTAAKCSHISHVYSIGRSTEGRDLLVIEFSNNPGQHELLEPEVKMVANMHGNEVLGRQLLIYLAQYLCSEYILGNHRIQTIINTTRIHLLASMNPDGYELAAAEGHLLNGWTSGRANAQNIDLNRNFPDLTSIFYRNRRSRHYRIDHIPIPDAYWFGKVAPETYAVMKWIRSLPFVQSASLHGGDLVVSYPFDFSRHPHEERMFSPTPDEQALKQLARTYADAHETMANNDTDRCGASFYRTRGIINGALWYSFAGGMSDFNYLHTNCLEITVELGCDKFPSEAELYPEWKRNKEALLSFLESVHRGIKGVVKDRDGNGIKGATISVRGIRKDVTTAEDGDYWRLLNPGTHILTATAKGYSRVSKRVYLPHSMTKAGRVDFLLEKVPIKPDIDDHLFPTVDSWDRFDPYNQFERYSEPDIGEGGIEREEKPWWWNYFSQSGITPPHWLLRSV, from the exons CTACCTGCACAGAGCTGAACCTGGGCTATTGTAATGATATGGAATACTCGAG TACCATCTTCCCCAACATCCTTGGCCACAAGAGTCGCATGGAGGCAGAGTCGGGGGCAGAGTACCTCCTCCTCAGCGTCATCCATGGCCTGCTCAACGGGGAGTGCTCCCCTGAGATACGTCTCCTCGGCTGCTCTGTGCTCGCCTCGCCCTGCCAGAATGACAAGATGATCAAACCCTGCCGCAGCTCATGCGATGCACTGAGGAAGGACTGTGCCCACGCCTTTGAAGCCATCGAAATGGCCTGGCCCTACTTCCTAGACTGTGACCGCTTCTTTGCTGGCGACCAGGAGGGCTGCTTTGACCCACTGGCAGGGATGAGAG CCAGACAGGAGCTAGCATTGTCCAGCCTCTCTCCTGAAGAGCCCAGCACCATCATCCAGTTCACCTACACCACCAACGCCCAGATGTACAGCTTACTGAAGAGAACAGCGGCAAAGTGCTCTCATATCTCTCATGTCTACAGCATCGGACGCAGCACAGAGGGCAGGGATCTGCTGGTTATTGAGTTCAGCAACAACCCAGGACAGCACGAGCTAT TGGAGCCAGAGGTCAAGATGGTGGCCAACATGCATGGCAACGAGGTGCTGGGCCGCCAGCTGCTCATATACCTGGCTCAGTACCTGTGCTCAGAGTACATTCTGGGGAACCACCGAATTCAGACTATCATCAACACCACCCGCATCCATCTTCTGGCCTCCATGAATCCAGATGGCTATGAGCTGGCGGCCGCAGAG GGTCACTTGTTGAATGGTTGGACCAGTGGACGGGCCAACGCCCAGAATATTGACCTCAACCGCAATTTTCCGGACCTTACCTCCATTTTCTACCGGAACCGCCGCAGTAGGCACTACCGCATTGACCACATTCCTATCCCTGACGCCTACTGGTTTGGCAAG GTGGCACCAGAGACCTATGCAGTGATGAAGTGGATCAGGTCACTGCCCTTCGTTCAGTCTGCCAGCCTTCATGGAGGGGATCTGGTGGTCTCTTATCCCTTTGACTTCTCTAGACACCCGCATGAGGAGAGGATGTTCTCACCCACCCCAGATGAACAG GCTCTGAAGCAGCTGGCTCGTACCTACGCAGACGCCCATGAAACCATGGCAAACAATGACACAGACAGGTGTGGAGCCTCCTTTTACCGAACGAGGGGCATCATCAATGGCGCACTGTGGTACAGTTTTGCTGGCG GTATGTCAGACTTCAACTACCTGCATACCAATTGTCTGGAAATCACTGTGGAGCTCGGCTGTGACAAATTCCCCTCTGAGGCTGAGCTCTACCCAGAATGGAAGAGGAATAAGGAAGCTCTGCTTAGTTTTCTGGAGTCT GTCCATCGAGGGATAAAGGGAGTCGTTAAGGATCGTGATGGAAATGGCATAAAAGGTGCAACTATCTCTGTCAGGGGGATTAGGAAAGATGTCACCACAG CTGAAGATGGAGACTACTGGCGGCTGCTGAACCCTGGTACTCACATCCTGACAGCCACAGCCAAGGGTTACTCCAGGGTCAGTAAGAGGGTTTATCTGCCTCACAGTATGACCAAGGCTGGACGTGTCGACTTTCTCCTGGAGAAG GTTCCCATAAAGCCAGATATCGATGACCACCTCTTCCCCACAGTTGACTCATGGGATCGATTCGACCCCTACAACCAGTTTGAACGCTACAGCGAGCCAGACATAGGTGAGGGTGGTATAGAGCGTGAGGAGAAACCATGGTGGTGGAACTACTTCTCCCAGTCTGGCATTACACCTCCACACTGGCTCCTGCGAAGTGTCTAG